A window from Salvia miltiorrhiza cultivar Shanhuang (shh) chromosome 2, IMPLAD_Smil_shh, whole genome shotgun sequence encodes these proteins:
- the LOC131012619 gene encoding zinc finger protein CONSTANS-LIKE 2-like: protein MRRCELCKAKARMYCASDRASLCWDCDAAVHSANFLVARHSRNLLCDVCQSPTPWSASGGKLGPTVSVCEQCAGQEMCEDSGGGESESEEEELAEEEENQVVPWSPPPPAESYSSDDEAVDGQDVVVSRKLLRIEADRSCASSRLNIGAPPPYAAAVATSRSKTAPLHMTDSGRANACGSGILDSLRRLHREETGSGQEMAEFYDYSGPSDLNF from the exons ATGAGGAGGTGTGAGTTGTGCAAAGCGAAGGCGCGGATGTACTGCGCGTCGGATCGGGCGAGCTTGTGCTGGGACTGCGACGCCGCCGTGCACTCCGCCAACTTCCTCGTGGCGCGGCATTCGAGGAACCTGCTCTGCGACGTCTGCCAGTCGCCGACGCCGTGGAGCGCCTCAGGCGGCAAGCTCGGCCCCACCGTCTCCGTCTGCGAGCAATGCGCCGGTCAGGAGATGTGCGAGGACAGCGGCGGCGGAGAATCGGAGTCGGAGGAGGAGGAGCTGGCCGAGGAGGAGGAGAATCAGGTCGTCCCCTggtctccgccgccgccggccgAGAGCTACTCCAGCGACGATGAGGCGGTTGACGGTCAAGACGTCGTCGTTTCGCGGAAGTTGTTGAGAATTGAG GCGGATCGCAGCTGCGCGTCATCTCGTCTGAATATCGGTGCTCCTCCGCCTTACGCGGCGGCGGTTGCGACGTCTCGAAGTAAAACGGCGCCGCTCCATATGACTGATTCGGGTCGGGCTAATGCGTGTGGATCGGGGATTTTGGATTCGCTGCGGAGGCTCCACCGCGAAGAAACGGGTTCGGGTCAGGAAATGGCGGAATTCTATGATTATTCTGGACCGTCAGATCTGAATTTCTAG